The Xenopus laevis strain J_2021 chromosome 7S, Xenopus_laevis_v10.1, whole genome shotgun sequence genome includes a window with the following:
- the LOC121396180 gene encoding hepcidin-1-like: MKSTPIFCLILLLSLICNRGHSASINGNEVRVLGNQISETEMEETNVLEPLIRSKRHSHLSICIHCCNCCKFKGCGKCCLT; the protein is encoded by the exons ATGAAATCAACTCCAATCTTCTGCCTGAttctcctcctctccctcatctgCAACAGGGGCCACAGTGCCTCCATCAATGGG AATGAAGTCAGGGTGTTGGGAAACCAGATCTCCGAAACTGAGATGGAGGAAACCAATGTTCTG GAGCCTCTAATTAGGAGCAAGAGACATTCCCACCTCTCCATCTGCATCCactgctgcaactgctgcaaattCAAGGGCTGTGGAAAATGTTGTCTCACCTAA